One region of Mycolicibacterium insubricum genomic DNA includes:
- a CDS encoding serine/threonine-protein kinase, with translation MSENSGMDEEFGRYRLRGTLGTGGMGQVYRAYDTALGREVALKVLHARAATDPVFEERFRREARIAAALNEPHIVPIFDSGEIDNRLFISMPLIDGTDLGTLLREGALPPEQAVSLLEQAAAALDAAHEAGLEHRDIKPANLLITPKNFLYLIDFGIARAPGEDQLTSTGATVGTVAYIAPERFTAAETADQRADIYSLACVFYECLTGAKPYVGQSLEEQLWGHVHLPPPEPSRVNTDVPTEFDSVIAKGMATDPAQRFQTAAELAAAARAALHGQAVAVPVSHRQVPSPAPAARPAPREQTLEYTGVLSPDELLAPDTGEQVGPSTAPLPLPTTEPTRKRRRLIIALAAVLVAVLTVFASIVLYHDDSDVQPGAVVHPVKATVFSPGGDPDSPDKAERAIDGDPNTGWRTDTYTDAVPFPTFKPGIGLMLELPSPTKVATVSVRLPSTGTAIQIRSATSANPAALDDTTALTDPKTLQPGENTITVNASSPTSYLLVWISTLGTTGGQSKTELSEIVVHAAK, from the coding sequence ATGAGCGAGAATTCAGGGATGGACGAGGAGTTCGGGCGGTACCGGCTGCGCGGGACGCTGGGCACCGGCGGCATGGGGCAGGTGTACCGCGCGTACGACACCGCGCTCGGGCGCGAGGTCGCGCTGAAGGTGCTGCACGCCCGCGCCGCCACCGACCCGGTGTTCGAGGAGCGGTTCCGCCGCGAAGCCCGCATCGCCGCCGCCCTTAACGAACCGCACATCGTGCCGATCTTCGACTCCGGGGAGATCGACAACCGGCTGTTCATCTCGATGCCGCTGATCGACGGCACCGACCTGGGCACCCTGCTGCGCGAAGGGGCACTGCCGCCCGAGCAGGCGGTGTCGCTGCTCGAACAGGCGGCCGCCGCGCTCGACGCCGCCCACGAGGCCGGGTTGGAACACCGCGACATCAAACCCGCGAACCTGCTCATCACGCCGAAGAACTTCCTGTACCTGATCGACTTCGGCATCGCACGCGCCCCCGGCGAGGACCAGCTGACCAGTACCGGGGCGACGGTCGGGACGGTCGCCTACATCGCGCCGGAGCGCTTCACCGCGGCCGAGACCGCCGACCAGCGCGCCGACATCTACTCGCTGGCGTGCGTGTTCTACGAGTGCCTGACCGGCGCGAAACCGTATGTCGGGCAGAGCCTGGAAGAGCAGCTGTGGGGTCACGTGCACCTGCCGCCTCCCGAACCGAGCCGGGTGAACACCGATGTGCCAACCGAATTCGATTCGGTGATCGCCAAGGGGATGGCCACCGATCCCGCGCAGCGTTTCCAGACCGCCGCGGAGCTGGCCGCCGCGGCACGCGCGGCGCTGCACGGTCAGGCCGTAGCCGTCCCGGTATCGCATCGGCAGGTGCCATCGCCGGCACCTGCTGCGAGGCCGGCGCCACGCGAGCAAACGCTCGAGTACACCGGTGTCCTCAGTCCCGACGAGCTGTTGGCTCCCGATACCGGCGAACAGGTGGGCCCGTCGACCGCGCCGCTGCCCCTGCCGACGACCGAACCGACGCGCAAACGTCGGCGTTTGATCATCGCGCTCGCGGCGGTGCTGGTCGCCGTGTTGACCGTGTTTGCGTCGATCGTGCTGTACCACGACGATTCCGACGTCCAGCCCGGCGCCGTGGTCCACCCGGTGAAGGCGACGGTCTTCTCCCCCGGCGGCGACCCGGACAGCCCCGACAAGGCCGAGCGGGCCATCGACGGTGACCCGAACACCGGGTGGCGCACCGACACCTACACCGACGCGGTGCCGTTCCCGACATTCAAACCGGGTATCGGCCTGATGCTGGAACTCCCGTCACCGACCAAGGTCGCAACTGTGAGCGTGCGGTTGCCCAGTACCGGGACGGCGATTCAGATCCGGTCGGCGACCTCGGCTAATCCGGCTGCGCTGGATGACACCACCGCGCTGACCGACCC